The following coding sequences lie in one Arachis ipaensis cultivar K30076 chromosome B03, Araip1.1, whole genome shotgun sequence genomic window:
- the LOC107629185 gene encoding E3 SUMO-protein ligase SIZ1 (The sequence of the model RefSeq protein was modified relative to this genomic sequence to represent the inferred CDS: added 43 bases not found in genome assembly), whose protein sequence is MDLASSCKEKLAYFRIKELKDVLTQLGLSKQGKKQDLVDRILSMLSDDQVSKMFAKKNAIGKEQVAKLVDDTYRKMQISGATDLASKGQGASDSSNVKIKGEKDDSFQSDTKIRCICGSTLDTDPLVKCDDPRCHVWQHINCVIVPEKPMEGVLPVPDKFYCELCRLSRADPFWVSMGHPLFPVKLSITSNPTDGSNPMQSVDRTFQLTRADKDLVSKPEFDIQAWCMLLNDKVSFRMQWPQYTDLQVNGVPVRAINRPGSQLLGANGRDDGPIITPYTKDGINKITLTGCDARIFCVGVRIVKRRSMQQILNIIPKEPEGEQFDDALARVRRCVGGGNEDDNADSDSDLEVVSDTFSISLRCPMSGSRMKIAGRFKPCIHMGCFDLEVFVEMNQRSRKWQCPICLKNYALENIIIDPYFNRITSRMTNCGEEVTDIEVKPDGSWRVKTKSESERLELGNLAQWHFPDGSLCVSADGEGRRVEALKLVKQEGVSDSPTGLKLGIRKNRDGLWEVSKPEDTNTSSGNRLKEVFGNHEVVIPMSSSDGDDPSVNQGGGGGGGGGGGGGHIDYSTTNGIEMDSPYLNNVNLAYDYTANNTSAQVGGAEVIVLSDSEEDNDLLVSPAITYKNNETEDGYSVPPPGIVDSYNDEHTNLGGNSCLGLFPNDDDFGLWSLPPGTQAGPGFQLFSPDADVSDALVHLQHGPINCSSSLNGYALAPDAGLGSGSLIPDSSAGRSDADLNVGLVDNPLAFGGDDPSLQIFLPTRPAEPSVQHELRDQANMSNGVLNEDWISLSLGGGAAGTNGDTSTQNGLNSGLQIAPRDLAREGAANTNMDDAASLLLGMNDARSDKSSRQRSDSPFSFPRQKRSVRPRLYLSIDTDSE, encoded by the exons ATGGATTTGGCATCCAGTTGCAAG GAAAAATTGGCATATTTTCGAATAAAAGAGCTCAAAGATGTCCTCACACAGTTGGGCCTTTCAAAGCAGGGAAAAAAGCAG GATCTTGTTGATCGGATACTATCTATGCTCTCAGATGATCAAG TATCCAAAATGTTTGCCAAGAAGAATGCTATTGGAAAAGAACAGGTGGCAAAATTAGTGGACGACACATATAG aaaaatgCAGATATCTGGTGCCACTGACCTTGCATCAAAGGGACAGGGAGCCTCAGATAGCAGTAATGTGAAAATTAAAGGTGAAAAAGATGATTCCTTTCAATCAGATACAAAGATTCGCTGTATCTGCGGAAGTACATTGGATACAGATCCATTGGTCAAG TGTGACGATCCACGATGCCATGTGTGGCAGCACATAAATTGTGTTATTGTTCCAGAAAAACCTATGGAAGGTGTCCTGCCAGTACCTGATAAATTTTATTGTGAACTCTGTAGACTCAGCCGTGCAGACCC GTTTTGGGTTTCAATGGGACACCCCTTGTTTCCTGTGAAGTTGAGCATAACAAGTAATCCAACTGATGG ATCCAACCCAATGCAGAGTGTGGATAGAACATTTCAATTGACAAGAGCAGACAAGGACTTGGTATCAAAACCAGAATTTGATATTCAG GCTTGGTGTATGCTTCTGAACGACAAGGTTTCATTCAGGATGCAGTGGCCACAGTATACAGACCTACAGGTCAATG GTGTTCCTGTTCGTGCAATTAACAGACCTGGTTCACAATTACTTGGGGCTAATGGGCGTGATGATGGTCCAATT ATCACGCCATATACAAAAGACGGAATTAATAAGATTACCTTAACAGGATGTGATGCTCGCATTTTTTGTGTGGGGGTCCGTATTGTTAAAAGGCGCAGCATGCAACAG ATCCTAAACATAATTCCAAAGGAACCTGAAGGTGAACAATTTGATGATGCTCTTGCACGAGTTCGTCGTTGTGTTGGAGGTGGAAATGAAGATGATAATGCTGACAGTGACAGTGATTTGGAAGTGGTTTCAGACACTTTTAGCATCAGCCTTCGTTGTCCG ATGAGTGGTTCAAGGATGAAGATTGCAGGTAGATTCAAGCCTTGTATTCACATGGGATGTTTTGATCTTGAAGTTTTTGTGGAAATGAACCAAAGGTCAAGGAAG TGGCAGTGCCCAATATGTCTCAAAAACTATGCGTTGGAGAATATCATTATTGATCCCTATTTCAATCGCATCACTTCTCgg ATGACAAACTGTGGTGAGGAGGTTACAGATATTGAGGTGAAGCCTGATGGTTCTTGGCGTGTTAAGACAAAGAGTGAAAGTGAGCGCCTGGAGTTGGGGAATCTTGCACAATGGCACTTCCCTGACGGGTCCCTCTGTGTTTCGGCTGATGGAGAAGGCAGAAGAGTGGAAGCTTTGAAGCTGGTCAAACAGGAGGGTGTTTCAGACAGTCCTACTGGCTTAAAGCTTGGCATTAGGAAGAATCGCGATGGACTTTGGGAAGTCAGCAAACCTGAGGACACAAACACCTCTTCTGGTAATAGATTGAAAGAGGTATTTGGAAATCATGAAGTGGTTATTCCAATGAGCAGTAGTGATGGTGATGATCCCAGTGTAAATCAGggtgggggtggtggtggtggtggtggtggtggtggtgggcatATTGATTATTCTACCACCAACGGAATTGAGATGGATTCTCCATATCTCAATAATGTTAATTTAGCATATGATTATACTGCAAATAACACTTCTGCTCAGGTAGGTGGTGCAGAAGTTATTGTTCTTAGTGATTCTGAAGAAGATAATGATTTATTGGTATCTCCTGCAATTACCTATAAGAACAACGAAACTGAAGATGGTTACTCAGTGCCACCGCCTGGAATTGTTGATTCGTATAATGATGAGCACACTAATCTTGGTGGTAATTCATGCTTAGGACTTTTCCCTAATGATGATGATTTTGGTTTGTGGTCCTTACCACCTGGAACTCAGGCTGGCCCAGGATTCCAATTATTTAGTCCTGATGCAGATGTGTCAGATGCATTGGTGCATTTGCAGCATGGTCCTATTAATTGCTCATCTTCATTGAATGGTTATGCATTGGCTCCGGATGCTGGTTTGGGGTCTGGTAGTCTTATACCAGATTCCTCTGCTGGTCGATCGGATGCTGATTTAAATGTTGGATTGGTTGACAATCCATTGGCATTTGGGGGAGATGAC CAGTGCAACATGAATTGAGAGATCAGGCAAATATGTCTAATGGTGTCCTAAATGAGGATTGGATATCTCTTAGTCTTGGTGGTGGTGCCGCTGGTACAAATGGTGATACTTCCACTCAAAATGGGTTGAATTCTGGACTTCAAATCGCACCCAGAGATCTAGCTAGAGAAGGTGCCGCAAATACCAATATGGATGATGCTG CATCTTTGCTTCTTGGTATGAATGATGCTAGATCCGACAAGTCAAGTAGACAAAGATCTGATAGCCCATTTTCATTTCCTCG